In a genomic window of Gossypium arboreum isolate Shixiya-1 chromosome 7, ASM2569848v2, whole genome shotgun sequence:
- the LOC108489610 gene encoding uncharacterized protein LOC108489610 isoform X1 translates to MKQSWILSVLLNLNRSSAVSANTPSKICHTFPGNGRCQRLSFKTKAAGSVEGNVLDKESASISDKIGLGINEARPHDKLPYRGVWLWVGSEMIHLMKLPNPEPLIRRPEHGGRDRHACISIRDVSKLQAILDKAGVYLKGYNAALKKEILILSHSPCHFKLVANDNAIGNGLEMLDGHKTHRSQNSLPISGSGTSLGVVNWSTHENVVVALSSEFPCQEVEDFNHQDNKKGLECLLQAWFLAQLDAIASNAGTEVNTLILGSESLLHF, encoded by the exons ATGAAGCAATCATGGATATTATCGGTTCTCTTGAAT TTGAATCGTTCAAGTGCCGTATCTGCAAATACACCCTCCAAAATTTGTCATACTTTTCCTGGAAATGGAAGATGTCAAAGGTTAAGTTTCAAGACCAAAGCTGCGGGTTCAGTTGAAGGAAATGTACTTGACAAAGAATCAGCTAGTATCAGTGACAAGATAG GTCTTGGAATAAATGAGGCTAGGCCACATGATAAGCTTCCATACAGAGGTGTTTGGTTGTGGGTGGGTTCTGAAATGATACATTTGATGAAACTTCCAAATCCAGAGCCCTTAATCAGAAGACCTGAACATGGAGGTCGAGACCGTCATGCCTGTATTTCAATTCGTGATGTATCTAAGCTGCAAGCAATCCTTGACAAAGCCG GGGTTTATTTAAAGGGGTATAATGCTGCTTTGAAGAAGGAAATTCTTATACTTTCACATTCTCCTTGCCACTTCAAATTGGTTGCAAATGATAATGCTATTGGGAATGGGCTTGAAATGCTTGATGGTCATAAAACTCATAGGTCACAAAACTCACTCCCAATATCTGGTTCAGGAACCTCTTTAGGAGTAGTAAATTGGTCAACTCATGAGAATGTTGTTGTTGCACTTTCTTCTGAATTTCCTTGCCAAGAAGTTGAAGACTTCAATCATCAAGACAATAAAAAGGGCTTAGAATGTCTTCTTCAGGCATGGTTTCTTGCTCAACTTGATGCTATAGCTTCAAATGCAGGGACGGAAGTTAACACGTTGATTTTGGGGAGTGAAAGTCTACTTCACTTTTAG
- the LOC108489610 gene encoding uncharacterized protein LOC108489610 isoform X2 yields the protein MKQSWILSVLLNLNRSSAVSANTPSKICHTFPGNGRCQRLSFKTKAAGSVEGNVLDKESASISDKIGLGINEARPHDKLPYRGVWLWVGSEMIHLMKLPNPEPLIRRPEHGGRDRHACISIRDVSKLQAILDKAGTSLGVVNWSTHENVVVALSSEFPCQEVEDFNHQDNKKGLECLLQAWFLAQLDAIASNAGTEVNTLILGSESLLHF from the exons ATGAAGCAATCATGGATATTATCGGTTCTCTTGAAT TTGAATCGTTCAAGTGCCGTATCTGCAAATACACCCTCCAAAATTTGTCATACTTTTCCTGGAAATGGAAGATGTCAAAGGTTAAGTTTCAAGACCAAAGCTGCGGGTTCAGTTGAAGGAAATGTACTTGACAAAGAATCAGCTAGTATCAGTGACAAGATAG GTCTTGGAATAAATGAGGCTAGGCCACATGATAAGCTTCCATACAGAGGTGTTTGGTTGTGGGTGGGTTCTGAAATGATACATTTGATGAAACTTCCAAATCCAGAGCCCTTAATCAGAAGACCTGAACATGGAGGTCGAGACCGTCATGCCTGTATTTCAATTCGTGATGTATCTAAGCTGCAAGCAATCCTTGACAAAGCCG GAACCTCTTTAGGAGTAGTAAATTGGTCAACTCATGAGAATGTTGTTGTTGCACTTTCTTCTGAATTTCCTTGCCAAGAAGTTGAAGACTTCAATCATCAAGACAATAAAAAGGGCTTAGAATGTCTTCTTCAGGCATGGTTTCTTGCTCAACTTGATGCTATAGCTTCAAATGCAGGGACGGAAGTTAACACGTTGATTTTGGGGAGTGAAAGTCTACTTCACTTTTAG
- the LOC108489598 gene encoding (+)-neomenthol dehydrogenase-like, which produces MTEATKRYAVVTGANKGVGLEICKQLAQNGIMVVLTARDEKRGLEALESLKHSGLSDYLVFHQLDVADPKSIASLADFLKKQFGKLDILVNNAAILGATFSIAPGTEVNSRDIWSKATDDNYELAEECLKTNYYGAKRTAEALIPLLQLSDLPRIVNVSSSVVMLKGKGEKLKGVLTGVTTEEKLNDLITEYLKDFKEGLHGSKGWPTFISAYTVSKVALNAYTRILANKYPDFCINSVCPGYAKTDINLNTGTITAEEGAVTPVKLALLPKGGPSGLFFVKSEPATPEP; this is translated from the exons ATGACAGAAGCAACCAAGAG GTATGCAGTTGTCACTGGGGCAAACAAGGGTGTTGGACTTGAAATATGTAAGCAATTAGCTCAAAATGGGATCATGGTTGTGTTAACAGCTAGAGATGAGAAAAGAGGTCTTGAAGCTCTTGAAAGTCTAAAACACTCTGGTCTCTCGGATTATCTAGTTTTTCACCAGCTCGATGTAGCAGACCCAAAAAGCATTGCATCTCTGGCAGATTTTCTGAAGAAACAATTTGGCAAGTTGGATATCTTG GTTAACAATGCTGCGATATTAGGTGCAACCTTTTCGATTGCTCCTGGTACAGAG GTAAATTCGCGTGATATATGGAGTAAAGCGACTGATGACAATTACGAGTTAGCCGAAGAATGCCTAAAAACAAACTACTACGGCGCTAAAAGAACTGCCGAAGCACTTATTCCATTGCTGCAACTATCCGACTTGCCAAGGATCGTAAACGTTTCCTCCTCTGTAGTCATGCTGAAG GGTAAAGGTGAAAAGCTTAAAGGAGTGTTAACAGGTGTTACAACAGAGGAGAAACTGAATGACTTAATAACTGAGTATCTAAAAGATTTTAAGGAGGGTTTACACGGAAGTAAAGGATGGCCAACCTTCATCTCTGCCTATACTGTCTCTAAAGTAGCATTGAATGCCTATACAAGGATTCTGGCAAACAAGTACCCAGATTTCTGCATCAACTCTGTTTGCCCTGGATATGCCAAAACTGATATAAACCTCAACACTGGTACAATAACTGCTGAAGAAGGTGCTGTGACTCCTGTTAAGTTGGCACTCTTGCCTAAAGGTGGCCCTTCTGGTCTCTTTTTTGTGAAGAGTGAGCCTGCAACTCCGGAACCTTGA
- the LOC108479968 gene encoding (+)-neomenthol dehydrogenase-like yields the protein MVVLISRDEKRGLKALESLKHSGLSDYLVFHQLDVADPESIAFLADFVKKQFGKLDILVNNAAILGATFFIAPGIEVNSRDIWSKATDENYELAKKCIEINYYGAKIIVEALIPLLQLSDLPRIVNVSSSVVMLKVES from the exons ATGGTGGTGTTAATTTCTAGAGATGAGAAAAGAGGTCTTAAAGCTCTTGAAAGTCTAAAACACTCTGGTCTCTCGGATTATCTAGTTTTTCACCAGCTCGATGTAGCAGACCCTGAAAGCATTGCTTTTCTGGCAGATTTTGTGAAGAAACAATTTGGGAAGTTGGATATCTTG GTTAACAATGCTGCGATATTAGGTGCAACATTTTTTATTGCTCCTGGTATTGAG GTAAATTCGCGTGATATATGGAGTAAAGCAACTGATGAAAATTATGAGTTAGCTaaaaaatgcatagaaataaacTACTATGGTGCTAAAATAATTGTTGAAGCACTTATTCCATTGCTGCAACTATCCGACTTACCAAGGATCGTAAATGTTTCCTCCTCTGTAGTCATGCTGAAGGTAGAATCCTGA